AAGCGTGCCACTTCTTGATCTGCATATTTTGCATAGTAGCGGTTAGCCACGAATGTTTGAATAATCATGAAGATGGCTGACACTGACCAATAAAGACCCAGTGCTGAAGCTGAAGTATAAGAGATATAGATAATGAAAATTGGAGAAATAATCATCATCATGTAACCCATTTGTCGTTGTTCTTTCGGCATATTCTCTAGACTTACTAGTGATTGTAAGAAGTAAAGTACACCGGCAATAATCGTGATTAAAATGTCAGGTTTCGTTAAATCAAACCATAAGAAATCAGGATGTGCTGTAATACCGCCGTGCGAAGGCCATTTAAGAGAAACATATAAACCAAATAAAATAGGCATTTGAACTAAAATCGGCAAGCAACCTAACATGCTTTTCATCGGATTTAATTCATATTTCTTATAAACTTCCATCATTTCTTGGTTAGCGGCCATTTTTTCTTCTTGAGTACGCGCACGTTTTACTTTTTCTTGAACCGCATTCATTTCTGGTTTCGCAATATCCATTACTTTACGCATCATTTGACCGTTCTTAGTTTGACCTAGCATAAACGGCAACATGATTAAACGTATAGCCAACACGATGATGATAATTGCGAGTCCGTAATCGTGATTCAAGTTGTTACCTAACCAATGTAAAAGGTTATCCATTGGTCTAGCGAAAGTGTTATAGAAGAAACCTGTTCGATTCCCTGGTTTCGAATAATCACAACCCGCTAAAAGTACTGTAGTCATAGCAAGCAACAGTATGTATTTAATTTTCATGGTTAACTCTGCCTTTCTTTATTTATATGAATATTTATTAATATGATTAGCAAAAACTGAAAAAAGCAACCACGAAATGGTTGCTATGTGAATAATACAACAGTGTGGAAAAATTACTTCCGCCTTTAGATACTATCATAAATTGTTGACATGTCAAATTAGTTGATGTTATAGAGGATTATTTATATTAAATATTTGAGACTGCAAAGATAAGTGCTGGGGTGAGTGGAAGCAGTGTTAATTTGAGTCAAAAGTGTTTAAGATTGCTAAAAGTCTCAGCTCATTAGGAAGTACAGAAAGAAGAGGAACTAATTAAGTCCTTTCTGCTCTTCCTTCTTTCTTTTTTCTAAATCATCAATTAACAGAAATCCTGTGTAGCTGGCAAAGCCTGTAATGAAAACCAGAATGACTATCAATAATGGTAGGTTGAACGGATTATCAAATGGGACAACAGTGATTAAAACGTAATAGATCAGTGTTGCTAGAATAAGTTCAATAAAGCTGATCAACATCGTTTTAGCTGCGGAATCTGCAATAGCTAAAATTACGCTCGGGATAACCAATATTTCCAGGGTAATAACAAACATCATTGCTGCTTGACCCAAGATAAGTATATTGGTTGTATGTAAATTTAAAAAAGGCACTTTAGCGATAAATGGAATCAGCGCCGTAAAGAAATAAATAAAGATAATAGCACCTATGAATTCACCGCCAAGTGCTTTGAAGAATGAAACTGCTAAACTTTCTTCGGTAGTACCTGCTTGTTTGACTAGAGCGCCAGCAAGTGCTGCTATTAGCATGGTAATGATAATTATAGTAATGAGCAGTGGTGAAACTTTGCCTTGTATCAAGTCTGCAGAGAAGTCGATGCCGTTGCGAAAAATATGCATAATAAATATATTCCCTTCTTAATCATTATTCATTTAAGTATAATCATAAAATTCTAAGTAAATCAAATTGCTTTTCAATATAAAAAAAGTAAATGTCTATATTGAATGAGTATTATTAATTTAAAGTGTTTTTCATGGAAGTCGACATAAAAATTCATACTTTTGCTTTATCTTTGAGATGGAGGTGAAAGGTATGAAGAATATATTTTTGAAAGGGAGTTTGGCGTCAGGTGCGCTGCTCTTACTTTTTCCACAGGGACAGAGTCATGCTGCAGTTAATAGTTATGAGGTTAAGGTGTATGCGGATGCTGATAAAATTGTGAAGGATAACCGGCATATTGACCATGACATCTTAAACCAATTAGGTTCTGAGGATAAAGATGAGGATTTTAATGTTCAGTACATAGACGATGGTAATCGTTCGAATTATAACAACAAAGAAACGTTCCGCGTGCGTAAGTCTGAGGATGAAGATTCAACGGAATTGCAGTATAAGAAGCGTTATCCGATTACGAATGGAGATGCGGATGCTGCAGTAGCGCAAGCTAAGAAGGATGGGTTCAATACTGACGATTACGAAGTGGAGTATGGTGAAAATGGTCAAACCTTAAGTGCTTCGAATGAAAGTTCAGTGAATAGCGGTTCTGATTTGCCAGGTGCCGCGCAAAGTTTAGATGCGTTAAAAGGAAGTGCTAAAGCGCCATTTGATGCTTCGTTAAATAAAATAAGCAGCCCTCAGAAAATTGGTCCTGTACATTTTGAACGACACAAAGGAGAGATTGACGGTAATAAAGTGAAGATTGAAAACTGGGATATTGGGAATCAGAATGTGGTAGAAGTTTCCGCTAAAGTTTCCAATGCGTCTGAAGCGAAATCTGTACAGCAAGCTATTGTGCAAAAGTTAGAACAAATGGGCATACATGAAACAAAAGATCAGTTGAAGACCGATATGATATTTAATAATTATTAATAGATAGAAAGAAAGCCTGGAGGATGATTTGCTCAGGCTTTCTTTCTATCTATTTATGACGGGTTAGTCTTCCGTTTGTCTGAAGTGAGACTGCCGGTAGGTTATTTAGCGCTGATTTAATACAATCGATAGATGGTGGATATGAAATCTTGCATAATCGGATGAATGACGCGATCAGATTTATACACGATAGAGATATGGCGCTCGCTAGGCGCATGTGGTAAGGGCTTTGCGATAATATCTGGATGATTGACGGCACTGGAACTGAGCAAGCTAAGGAATTGTGAGTTGCGAATGGTTTCGATTAAACTGCTCATACTATTAGATTGCATGATGGGCTCAATTTCAATCAGATTCTTATGCTGCCATTCATCGATACTGTCTTTCGTTGAGCCGCTGCTATGTGTGATCAAGGGATAGCTTTGAATATCTTTAATGGTAATCGTTTCTTTGTCTGCTAAAGGATGACGCTTGTCCATGGCTACCACTAACGGATCGTTGAATAAACGCTTCACTTCCACTTCTTTATCTCGAATCCCGTTTTCGGAAATCACTCCGATTTCCACCTCTCTATTCTTTACCTTTTCCACGGTACGTGGGGCGGTATCGACTTCTAGTGAAATTTCAATCTCTGGATAGACTTCCATGAATTCTCTCATAGCGTGCGGCAGCATTCCGTATATAGGAGCATGGCTGGCGCCGATGCGTAAACTGCCGCGTTTGAAGATGGTGTAGTCATTCATAATAGCTTCGGTTTCTTCTATTAAAGTAAGGATTTTGGTGCTGTTTTGGTAGAGTATTTGCCCGGCTTTGGTCAGGGTGATGTGTTTGCCTTTCTTATGATAGAGCGGCACGTTGTGAGTTTCGCTCAGGTTCTTCAAATGGAAGGTGACGGTCGGCTGGGTGATATTGAGCTTGTTGGCGACGATATTGACGTTCTGATCCTCGACGAATTGTTTGAAGATCATGAGTTGTTTCAAGTTCATAATTATCCTCCTTGTAAAAAATAGAGAAAATCTATATTGGTATATATTTTACATTGAAAACATTGATGATTTGTTAACGTTGTATTTAATATGCATTAATATCTGTTGTTTATAGTGGATAGTGAAATGAGGTGAAGGAAGTGGCGCTTGAGATTCGTAATTTGAAAAAGGCATTTGGTGAACAAGCGGTGATTCGTGATGTGAATTTAGCTGTGGATTCTGGAGAGTTTATTTCGCTGCTTGGTGCATCGGGAAGCGGCAAGACGACGTTGCTGCGTTTGATTGCCGGTTTGGAACGACCGGATAGCGGATGGATTGAAAACGACGGGCGTGTGTATTGTTCGGATGAAGGTCAGACACAATTGATGGCTCCGGCACATCGGAATATTGGGATGGTGTTTCAGGACTTTGCGTTATGGCCGCATATGTCGGTATTTGAAAATGTGGCGTATCCGCTGCGTGTAAAAAAGGATACCAAACAATTGAAGCGACGCGTCCGTGAGGTGTTGCAGGATGTGCGTTTGGAAGGTTATGAGAAACGTAAGATACATGAGTTGTCTGGCGGTCAGCAACAAAGGGTGTCGTTGGCACGCGCTATTATTTCGCGTTGTGATCTTATCTTGATGGATGAGCCATTGTCGGCGCTGGATGCGGGACTGCGTGAAGATATGCGCTTGTTGATTCAGCGCCTGGTCAAACAATATGGTATGACGGCTATCTTTGTGACACATGATCAATATGAGGCGATGACGATGTCTGACCGCATTGCGGTGATGCAGGATGGTCGCATCGAGCAATGCGACACGCCGGAAATGTTGTACGTACGGCCGAAAAGCGAAGCGGTAGCGCGCTTTATCGGCAAGGGCTCGTTTATTAAGGGCGTATTGGAGCATGGCAAATTTACGGTGGATGGAACGTGTAATGACCGAGATTCCGAGTCGTCGAATCATAGCGGTGCATGCGAGACAGAACTTTCTTTTTCTGTCGAGGGTGACTTGCCTGAAGGCCGGTATGGAGTGTTGTTACGTCCTGAGAATGTGCATGTTGGCAGCGCGGGCCACACGGCGGTTGTGTCGACAGTGAGTTTTACAGGTGAACGATATGAATACACAGCTTACATAGACGGCATTATTGTAATGTTTTATGATGGAAGATTTTTTTCCGAAGGGGAAGAAGTGCAGTTGGTCTTTGAAGTGAAGCGTGAATATTTAATTAAAATGGAGGAGATTTAAGTGAAGCGTTTGGTGCAGTTGGGTGTCGTGTTAATGGCGTTGGTAATGGTGTTGGCTGGTTGTCAGAATAAGCCTGAGGGGGATGATGCGAAATCTTCTGATGGCAAGTCTTCTGGCGGCGGCAAGGATAAGTTGGTGTTATACACGGCGGGTCCGGATGATTTGGTGAAGGATATGGTGAAGGAGTATGAGAAGGATTCTGGCAAGAAGGTGGAGGTCTTTCAAGGGACTACGGGTGAAATTCTAGGTCGTTTGGAAGCGGAAAAGGATAATCCGAAAGCGGATGTTGTGCAATTGGCTTCTCTACCGGCTGCTTTGGATTATAAAAAGAAGGGCTTGATTGCGCCGTATAAGGTGAAGAATGCGGATAAGTTATATAAGGATTGGCAAGATAAAGATGGGTATTGGTATGGTTTCAGCGGCAGTGCGCTTGGAATTTCGTATAATACGGACAAGGTGAAACAGGCTCCGAAAGATGTGAAGGATTTATTGAAGAAGGATTATAAAGATGCGTTAGCGATTCCGAATCCTTCTGAGTCGGGTACTGCGTTAGATTTATTGTCGATCAAAGTGCATAATCAAGGTCAAAAGGCTTGGGATGAGTATCAAGCGTTGAAGGATAATGGCATGAAATTAGCGGGTGCGAATAAGCCTGCATTGGAAACGGTGATTAAAGGTGAGAATAAAGCGGTGTATGGCGGCGTGGACTATATGGTCTATAAAGCTAAGAAAAAAGGTGAACCGGTAGATATTTCTTATCCTGAGTCAGGTACTTCGATTTCTCCGCGTCCGGCGTTTATCTTGAAGTCTGCTAAGCATAAAGATGCGGCGAAAGATTATATGAATTATGTGACGAGTGATAAAGGGCAGAAGCAAGTTGATGAGCACTATTTGATTCCGGCAGATAAGTCGGCGCATAAGAATAAGATGACGAAGGCACGTGAGGATATTAAGGAATTGAAATATGATTGGCCGTCGTTGTCGAGTGAGAGTGAAAAAGTGTTGAAGCGCTTTATGGATATGATGAAGTCGTAGAGCGTGGAGGTTGTGAGGTTTGAGTAGATAGTGAGTAGGTGGCGAGTTGCGGGCTTGCGGGGCGGCGTCAGGTGATGTGAGCATCGAGTGGAGACAGCGAGCCTGCGTGGTAGCGATTGTTGGTGAGTGTCGGGTAGAGGCAGAGTGAGCTGTGGCAGGATATTGGCCAAGATGAGAGTGAACGTGTCCAATAAAAGGATATATTGGCCAAGAATGGAGTGAACGTGTCCAATAAAAGGATATATTGGCCAAGAATGGAGTCAACGTGTCCAATATCCTGGTTTTCTAGACACTTCTGAAAAAGTTATGTCTAGATTCGGGTACTTTCTAGACACTACTCAAAAAGTTGTGTCCAGATTCAGGTGTTTTCTAGACACTATTCAAAAAGAAGTGTCTAGATTCAGGTGTTTTCTAGACACTACTCAAAAAGTTGTGTCCAGATTCAGGTGTTTTCTAGACACTATTCAAAAAGAAGTGTCTAGATTCAGGTGTTTTCTAGACACTACTCAAAAAGTTGTGTCCAGATTCGGGCACTTTCTAGACACTACTCGAAAAGTTGTGTCCAGATTCGGGTGTTTTCTAGACACTATTCAAAAAGAAGTGTCTAGATTCAGGTGTTTTCTAGACACTACTCAAAAAGTTGTGTCCAGATTCAGGTGTTTTCTAGACACTACTCGAAAAGTTGTGTCCAGATCCGCCTCGCTCTCGACCAACCGATTCCCGCCCGCACATTCCCACTCGCCATATACTAAAAACACTCATTCAGCATAAGAGGTGGCGGTGACTCATTTCAGATGAAGCGTCGTCATCTCATTTATTTTTTTAAGATTGGAGTTGGATGTGATGGAAGATATGCAGCAATCGTCTGCATCCGCACATGTCGGAAAGTCAACAGATCATACATTAATGTGGCAGCGCATCAATCGCATCTTAGCATTAATCGTCTTGGTATTATTAATTGTAATGCCATTATGTTTGATACTATGGAAAGGATTCGCGCCTACCGCGGAATCCGGCATATTAAGTAATATCGGGCAATTAGCACAAGGTGATAATATTAAAATATTGTGGAACTCAGTAGTGTTAGGCATCGCAGTTGTTTTACTATCCACAGTCATTGCTTTGCCACTGAGTTATATCATGGTGAAAACGTCATTAGCGAGACATCAATGGATCGACATTTTGATTATGATTCCTTTTATGACACCGCCTTATATCGGTGCAATGGGGTGGATGTTGACGATGCAGCATAACGGATTATTGGAACAATTAGTACCAGGTGCAGCTAAAGTTACACCTTTATTCTTCTCATTCTTTGGTATGGCACTCATTATGAGTTGCCACCTTGCACCTTTTTTATATGTAGTACTAAAAAAAGCCTTATTAAATGTGCAGCAATCGCAAGAAGAGGCAGCACTGGTTTATGGCGGTTCCTTTATGTATCGTTTCCGTCGCGTCATTCTCCCGATGTTTGTGTCGGGTTACAGTATGGGAGCATTGCTTGTTTTCGTTAAAACGATTGGCGAATTCGGTACGCCGATTACGATGGGCAACCGCATCGGCTACCGCGTGCTGACATCTGAAATTCATCATAGCGCCTCTATTTGGCCGATTGATTTTCAGCATGCAGCACTTTTATCAACCTTACTTCTTGGCGTGAGTATGGGAGTTTGGGCCTTACAGACTTGGTTCCAAACACGTACCGCAGTCGCTGGAGACAGTGGTAAAGGACGTAAAACAATGCAGAAAGCCCGCAACAAATGGGATATTATCCTCTACGCGATTGTCGGCTTTGCGCTTTTCCTTACTATTATAATGCCCTATGCCAGTATCGTGGTGAACGCTTTCGTTAAACAATTGTCAAAAGGCTTGAAGTTGCAAAACATCACTTTGGACAACTTCATTCAAGTGCTGTCAGGCAACGGGGGCATCGCATTAGCTAACAGTTTGATGCTCGCTTTAGCTGCAGCAACGATTGCCAGCGTCCTTGGTTTATGGTTTGTTTTAGCTTCAGAAGGTAAAAATAAAAAGAAAGAGAGCGACAGCTGGATGAGACGTCTGATTGATTTCTTCAGCTTATTGCCAAATACAGTACCTGGTATCATTGTGGTGATCGGATTAATCCTTTTTTGGAATAATAAAGTGAATCCTATACCAGCCTACAATACAATCGGCATTCTCGTCATCACATATACTGTGCTTTACATACCATATGCCGTGCAGAATATTAAAAATGTTAATCAAACTATTGGGCATAATTTAATGGAAGCGGCTGAAATGAGCGGCAGTACAGGATGGACACGCTTCCGTACAATTAAACTACCATTATTGACACCAGGTATCATTTCCGGATGGATTCTCATCTTCTGTATTTCGATGCGTGAATTAGTAGGTTCATTAATGTTGCGCCCACCGAATACCGACACTTCAGCAACCTACATTTATCGTCAATTCGAACAAGGCGAATCTGCACAAGGAATGGCAATGGCACTCTTGTCAGTCGGCATCACCTCAATTATTCTTATTTTGATGCAAGTATGGCAGAATAGGAAGGAGCGGTAAACCATGAAACAACGATTATTAGCAGCCTCCGATATTCATGGGCATGGGCAGACCTTACTAGAATTATTAGACACCGCGCAGTATTCCCCGGGAAATGATCAGCTGGTCCTATGCGGAGACTATGTAAACAACGGCCCCGATTCAGAAGGTACACTAGAAATCGTGCAGCAACTGCAAACAGACGGTGCCATCGTACTCCTCGGCAACCATGAACTACGGTGGCTGGATGAAATTGCGGCCGCTGAACTCGCTATGCAGCACAAACTGAAGATGACCTACCAGCGCATTCAAAACGATTGGGGCAAACTGAAGTGGCGCCCATTACTCGAATCATTCGAGAGATATTACGAGACGGCAGAATTCCTATTCATCCATGCTGGCGTCCTGCCGAATATTCCGTTGGAGAAACAAACCGCTGCAGAAGTAACCGGTTTCGATAAAAAGAAAGACTTGAAGAATGCATACCCCGGAAAATACATGGTGCACGGACATGTGCCGACCTTCCGAGAAGGGTGCGGACCGGGCGAAATGAAAGTTACAGATGAAGCGGTGAATATCGATACAGGTGCCGGACACGGTGAATATTTAACATTGCTGGATTTAACGAATCAAAAACAATATTGCAAGAAAGTAGAGGGAGCCGGACATAAATAAATGTGTCGGCTCAGAAAAGAAGGATTTGGGACATCAGCTTGTTCCCAATCCTTCTTTAGTCTTTCAAACGTCCCCTTAACCGCCTCCGTTACTATGCTATACTATTATATGTTAATTGTTTTTTTAAAATATTTTTCAAAATAAAAGAATTTCGGAGGAAGTAATGCGTCGATTTAGAAATATATTGATTATTATCTTATTTAGCACTGTAATGTTAGCAGGATGTGATTTACCAGGATTAGGCGGTGGCTCTGGGAAAAATGTAAAAATCACTGCACTTGCGACTAGTGAATCTCAAATTATGGCACATATGATTCGCTTGCAGATCGAACATGATACGCATGGCAAAGTAAAGCCGACAATTATTAATAATCTGGGTTCAGCCACGATTGAGCATAACACTTTGAAACGCGGAGATGCGCAAATTTCCGCCACCCGTTATACAGGGACAGACTTAGTCGGCGCACTGGATCATAAGCCGATTACTGACACGGATAAGGCGATGCATGTGGTGCAGAAAGGATTTAAGGATAAGTTCAACCAGACTTTCTTTAACTCCTATGGCTTTGAAAATACCTTCGCCTTTATGGTTACGCAAGATGTTGCGAAAAAATATCATCTTGAGAAAGTATCGGATTTAGAGAAACATAAAGATGATTTGCGTCTCGGTACAGATTCCACTTGGGTAAAACGCGCGGGGGACGGTTACCCAGCTTTCACTAAAGCATACGGTTTCAAATTCAAAACAGTTCGCCCGATGCAGATTGGTTTAGTTTATGATGCCTTGAAGAATAAGAAGTTGGATGTGGCACTCGGCTACACTACAGACGGCCGTATTGCTGCTTACAAATTGAAAGTATTGAAAGACGACCGTCACTTCTTCCCGCCATATGATGCCAGCCCTCTGGCGAAAAATGATTTTTTGAAAAAGAATCCAGAAATTAAAAAGTCACTTGAAAAATTACAAGGCAAAGTTTCTACTCAACAGATGCAGAAACTGAACTATCAATCTGACGGCCAACAAAAAGAACCCGCTGTCGTAGCTGAGAAATTCTTGAAAAAGCATCATTATTTTGAAAATGAATAGAACGAGAGAGAAAGACCCGCTGAATAATCGATTCTACTTTTGAATGGTTATTCAGTTCTTTTTTTTTACTAAATACGTAAAATTACATGAATTATTTATAGCAAGAGTGTATAATAAAATAAATATAAAAGTAAGTTGTTTGCCTTAAAACCCTGGAAATACGGTTGTGTATAGGTTGGAACTAAGAAACTATATAATACTTCTATTCGATTTAATGAGGTGGGGTTAGTGAAATTTATAGAAGAAAAAATGAACGAATATTTTAAATGGCTCGAACAAAATTATAAATTCAAACAACTAGATAATTCTATCGAAATTACCACACCTTTTGTTAATCATTTAAATGATACGATTCGTATTTATTTAGATGCTTTACCAAATAATAAAATTCGACTTTCAGATGATGGTCTAACCTTTAATGAATTAGAAATGTTTGGAATAGACATTAAGACAAGAAATAAGGTGATTAAATCAATTTTAAATCAATTTGCGTTAAAAGTTGAAAATGGCGAAATTATAATTGAAGTTGATAACGATGAGTTTGCCCAAGCTAAACATAATATATTACAAGGAATACTAAAAATTTATGATTTAACCTTTTCCCGAAATGAATATTATAGTGAATGATGCTGAAAACACTATATCAGAAAGAGTAGAACAAGCTGCGAATTATGAAGGAATAAAAATTTTATACTGGTCTGATAAAGAAAATATCGCAAGTTCATTAAAGAGATAAAATTATATAAATTGATGCCCCGCTGAATAATCGATTCTACTTTTGAATGGATGTGAAGCGGGTATTTATATGATAATTGGAGGGATTAAGATGCCGCAAATGAATTCAAGACAAGCTAATAGAATTGCACGTTTGGTCGTTAAACTCGTCAGAAAAATCGTAAATACTCAAAATAAAAAGTAATGACTTGAGGTGACTTCAGTGTGGCAATTGTATGCTAAAAATGTTGTCCGATTTTCTCAAGTGATTATGAAGTTAATGAGAAAGTTAGTACGCAAACGTCGAAAATAATCCTCCCGCCTTCATTGTAGAAATAATGGACGGGAGGACTTTCTTGTGTGTGGCTCTTATTTATTTTTCAGAAGAAGAAGTAGAATGCAGAATTTCGGAATGTTGTTTGCTTGGTTTAAGGGTCAAACCTAGCGCTTTACGTTCGCGGTTGGCATCTTTATAGAATGAAATGGTCATCAGTATAACGACAACACTGAACGGCAAGGCCGAAATAATCGCAGCGGATTGCAAGGCGTCTAGTCCTGTTGGGCCGCCTGCCAAGAGTAGTACATACGCTATGGCTGATAGTGCAAGTCCCCAAACAATCTTCACAAATCCAGCGGGCTGCAATGTACCATAAGCTGTCTGCATGCCGAGTACGAAAGTTGCCGAGTCGGCTGAGGTAATAAAGAATGAACCAATCAGTGCAAGGGCAATGATGGAAAGCACAATGCCCATTGGAAGCTCGTTAAAGATACCAAAGAGTTGGGTTTCAGGCGGCAATTTCAAGACTTCAGGATGCTTCTTGCCGATACTGATACCTGTAAGTCCGAAAACGCTGAACCAGAAAATACTGATAACGGTCGGTACCATGAGTACAGCGATAACAAACTCACGGATAGAACGACCCTTTGAAATACGCGCGATGAAGACGCCGACGAATGGACTCCAACTCATCCACCAGCCCCAATAGTAAACCGTCCATTTCTGCATCCAATCATGCTTTTGCTGATTAAGCGGTGCAGTATCTAAACTATTGAAAATAAGAGTATTGAGATAATCTCCAGTTGCGGAGGTCATTAAGTTCATAATGAGCAGCGTCGGTCCTACAATCAGCAGAATTAAGAACAGCAATGCGGCAAGAATCATATTTAAATTACTTAAGTACTGAATCCCTTTGCTGAGCCCGCTCCAAGCACTATATAAAAAGAGAACCGTTACGACTGCGATAATGATTCCTTGTACTAATTTGTTGTTCGGAACATGGAAAAGGTAATGCAGACCACCATTGATTTGCATGGCGCCGACACCAAGAGATACGGCTACTCCAATAATTGTCGCAAAAACTGCTAACACATCGACTACAGTGCCTGGCCAACGATCCACTCGACCACCTAAGATGGGGCGCAAGGTTTTAGAAATTAAGCCATCTTCGCCTTTTCGGAACTGGAAATAGGCGAGTGAAAGAGCAACAATACCGTATACTGCCCATGGATGGAAACCATAGTGCAAGAAACTAGCACGCAAGGAATCAGCTAAGGCTTCTCTCGTTTCTGGTTTAGCTGTCGGAGGCATCATATAATGTGAAATCGGTTCTGATGCACCATAGAATACTAAACCGATTCCCATGCCGGCACTAAAGAGCATGGTCAACCAA
Above is a genomic segment from Staphylococcus piscifermentans containing:
- a CDS encoding LysR family transcriptional regulator, producing MNLKQLMIFKQFVEDQNVNIVANKLNITQPTVTFHLKNLSETHNVPLYHKKGKHITLTKAGQILYQNSTKILTLIEETEAIMNDYTIFKRGSLRIGASHAPIYGMLPHAMREFMEVYPEIEISLEVDTAPRTVEKVKNREVEIGVISENGIRDKEVEVKRLFNDPLVVAMDKRHPLADKETITIKDIQSYPLITHSSGSTKDSIDEWQHKNLIEIEPIMQSNSMSSLIETIRNSQFLSLLSSSAVNHPDIIAKPLPHAPSERHISIVYKSDRVIHPIMQDFISTIYRLY
- a CDS encoding metallophosphoesterase; the protein is MKQRLLAASDIHGHGQTLLELLDTAQYSPGNDQLVLCGDYVNNGPDSEGTLEIVQQLQTDGAIVLLGNHELRWLDEIAAAELAMQHKLKMTYQRIQNDWGKLKWRPLLESFERYYETAEFLFIHAGVLPNIPLEKQTAAEVTGFDKKKDLKNAYPGKYMVHGHVPTFREGCGPGEMKVTDEAVNIDTGAGHGEYLTLLDLTNQKQYCKKVEGAGHK
- the yidC gene encoding membrane protein insertase YidC, coding for MKIKYILLLAMTTVLLAGCDYSKPGNRTGFFYNTFARPMDNLLHWLGNNLNHDYGLAIIIIVLAIRLIMLPFMLGQTKNGQMMRKVMDIAKPEMNAVQEKVKRARTQEEKMAANQEMMEVYKKYELNPMKSMLGCLPILVQMPILFGLYVSLKWPSHGGITAHPDFLWFDLTKPDILITIIAGVLYFLQSLVSLENMPKEQRQMGYMMMIISPIFIIYISYTSASALGLYWSVSAIFMIIQTFVANRYYAKYADQEVARLKAKMNKDSGDDKKPKNTQVVSKKNKKKKK
- a CDS encoding ABC transporter ATP-binding protein, whose product is MALEIRNLKKAFGEQAVIRDVNLAVDSGEFISLLGASGSGKTTLLRLIAGLERPDSGWIENDGRVYCSDEGQTQLMAPAHRNIGMVFQDFALWPHMSVFENVAYPLRVKKDTKQLKRRVREVLQDVRLEGYEKRKIHELSGGQQQRVSLARAIISRCDLILMDEPLSALDAGLREDMRLLIQRLVKQYGMTAIFVTHDQYEAMTMSDRIAVMQDGRIEQCDTPEMLYVRPKSEAVARFIGKGSFIKGVLEHGKFTVDGTCNDRDSESSNHSGACETELSFSVEGDLPEGRYGVLLRPENVHVGSAGHTAVVSTVSFTGERYEYTAYIDGIIVMFYDGRFFSEGEEVQLVFEVKREYLIKMEEI
- a CDS encoding ABC transporter substrate-binding protein, which gives rise to MALVMVLAGCQNKPEGDDAKSSDGKSSGGGKDKLVLYTAGPDDLVKDMVKEYEKDSGKKVEVFQGTTGEILGRLEAEKDNPKADVVQLASLPAALDYKKKGLIAPYKVKNADKLYKDWQDKDGYWYGFSGSALGISYNTDKVKQAPKDVKDLLKKDYKDALAIPNPSESGTALDLLSIKVHNQGQKAWDEYQALKDNGMKLAGANKPALETVIKGENKAVYGGVDYMVYKAKKKGEPVDISYPESGTSISPRPAFILKSAKHKDAAKDYMNYVTSDKGQKQVDEHYLIPADKSAHKNKMTKAREDIKELKYDWPSLSSESEKVLKRFMDMMKS
- a CDS encoding osmoprotectant ABC transporter substrate-binding protein, translated to MRRFRNILIIILFSTVMLAGCDLPGLGGGSGKNVKITALATSESQIMAHMIRLQIEHDTHGKVKPTIINNLGSATIEHNTLKRGDAQISATRYTGTDLVGALDHKPITDTDKAMHVVQKGFKDKFNQTFFNSYGFENTFAFMVTQDVAKKYHLEKVSDLEKHKDDLRLGTDSTWVKRAGDGYPAFTKAYGFKFKTVRPMQIGLVYDALKNKKLDVALGYTTDGRIAAYKLKVLKDDRHFFPPYDASPLAKNDFLKKNPEIKKSLEKLQGKVSTQQMQKLNYQSDGQQKEPAVVAEKFLKKHHYFENE
- a CDS encoding CYTH domain-containing protein, with translation MKNIFLKGSLASGALLLLFPQGQSHAAVNSYEVKVYADADKIVKDNRHIDHDILNQLGSEDKDEDFNVQYIDDGNRSNYNNKETFRVRKSEDEDSTELQYKKRYPITNGDADAAVAQAKKDGFNTDDYEVEYGENGQTLSASNESSVNSGSDLPGAAQSLDALKGSAKAPFDASLNKISSPQKIGPVHFERHKGEIDGNKVKIENWDIGNQNVVEVSAKVSNASEAKSVQQAIVQKLEQMGIHETKDQLKTDMIFNNY
- a CDS encoding ABC transporter permease produces the protein MWQRINRILALIVLVLLIVMPLCLILWKGFAPTAESGILSNIGQLAQGDNIKILWNSVVLGIAVVLLSTVIALPLSYIMVKTSLARHQWIDILIMIPFMTPPYIGAMGWMLTMQHNGLLEQLVPGAAKVTPLFFSFFGMALIMSCHLAPFLYVVLKKALLNVQQSQEEAALVYGGSFMYRFRRVILPMFVSGYSMGALLVFVKTIGEFGTPITMGNRIGYRVLTSEIHHSASIWPIDFQHAALLSTLLLGVSMGVWALQTWFQTRTAVAGDSGKGRKTMQKARNKWDIILYAIVGFALFLTIIMPYASIVVNAFVKQLSKGLKLQNITLDNFIQVLSGNGGIALANSLMLALAAATIASVLGLWFVLASEGKNKKKESDSWMRRLIDFFSLLPNTVPGIIVVIGLILFWNNKVNPIPAYNTIGILVITYTVLYIPYAVQNIKNVNQTIGHNLMEAAEMSGSTGWTRFRTIKLPLLTPGIISGWILIFCISMRELVGSLMLRPPNTDTSATYIYRQFEQGESAQGMAMALLSVGITSIILILMQVWQNRKER